Proteins from a genomic interval of Cardiocondyla obscurior isolate alpha-2009 linkage group LG21, Cobs3.1, whole genome shotgun sequence:
- the LOC139110667 gene encoding cytochrome P450 6k1-like, protein MHVNIMKAQTERLVEGKRCINTATYKRKFSLFFTRKNHHICIGRFTEHKMAFITAYWGLDGLIILTTLMITVYLYITRNFKYWKKRGILQMTPVPFFGNFKECLFLRKAPAYFLKEMYDETKEPYVGFYVLDKPFLLIRDRELVKNILVKDFNYFSDRYNNADPKDRIGYANLFFMKNPTWKTLRAKLTPFFTSGKMKKMFDLMLMCVQNLDEHLSSLELDGNGKTIEVRDLTARLTTDIIGSTAYGLEVNSFKDPNAEFRRYGKMMFDYDTIRGLEMLSVFFLPDIVRWGRVKVFGKKPTTFLRKVFWETLNHRMKTGIKRNDLMDILIELKNSQSDQELKDFNFDGDDLLAQATSFFSAGFETSSTTTAFALYELAIQPEIQNTLRKEILEALKKSDGKITYDLVWSLPYLDMVVSETLRMYPPLGYVNREAVQTYKVPEYNLVIEKGTPCYIPMLGIHYDPEYYPNPNKFDPERFNEENKRNRPTCVYFPFGEGPHACIGNRFGLLQAKLTLLKIISKCEVSPCKETMIPVQIDPRGAMTVPLNGVIHLNFKRVNNNI, encoded by the exons ATGCACGTTAATATAATGAAAGCACAAACCGAAAGACTAGTGGAAGGGAAGCGATGTATAAATACGGCCACGTACAAGCGGAAGTTCAGTTTATTTTTCACTCGCAAAAATCATCACATCTGCATTGGAAGATTT accGAGCACAAAATGGCATTCATAACGGCTTACTGGGGCCTGGATGGCTTGATAATCCTTACGACTCTAATGATAACTGTCTATTTGTACATAAcgcgaaattttaaatattggaaGAAGCGGGGGATTTTGCAAATGACACCGGTACCTTTCTTCGGCAACTTCAAGGAATGTTTATTTCTAAGGAAGGCACCGGCgtattttctaaaagaaatgTATGACGAAACGAAGGAACCTTACGTGGGATTTTACGTGCTGGACAAGCCTTTCCTGTTGATTCGCGATCGGGAgctcgtgaaaaatattttagtaaaagATTTCAATTACTTCTCCGATCGATACAATAATGCGGACCCCAAAGATCGCATTGGCTACGCAAATCTTTTCTTTATGAAAAATCCAACTTGGAAGACGCTCAGAGCGAAGCTCACTCCGTTTTTTACATCTGgcaaaatgaagaaaatgttTGACTTGATGTTGATGTGCGTACAAAATTTAGATGAGCATTTAAGCTCGTTGGAATTAGACG GTAACGGAAAAACGATCGAAGTCAGAGACTTGACCGCCAGACTCACCACGGATATAATCGGTAGCACCGCTTACGGGCTAGAAGTGAATTCGTTTAAAGATCCGAACGCAGAGTTTCGCAGATATGGCAAAATGATGTTTGATTACGACACTATCCGCGGCCTTGAGATGCTCTCGGTATTTTTCCTTCCGGATATTGTTCGTTGGGGGCGAGTAAAGGTGTTTGGTAAAAAGCCGACGACGTTTCTGCGCAAAGTGTTTTGGGAGACACTCAATCATCGTATGAAAACTGGTATAAAAAGGAACGATCTTATGGATATCCTTATTGAACTCAAGAACAGTCAAAGTGATCAAGAGCTCAAAGACTTTA ATTTCGACGGTGATGATCTTTTGGCACAAGCGACTAGCTTCTTCTCAGCTGGCTTTGAAACCTCTTCAACAACTACGGCCTTTGCGTTGTACGAGCTTGCGATACAACCTGAAATTCAAAATACTCTGCGAAAAGAGATTCTCGAGGCACTGAAAAAATCCGATGGAAAAATTACATATGATTTG gTATGGTCATTGCCATATCTCGACATGGTGGTCTCAGAAACTTTAAGGATGTACCCACCACTAGGCTATGTAAATCGCGAAGCTGTGCAGACGTACAAAGTACCAGAATACAATCTCGTAATTGAGAAGGGTACACCGTGTTACATTCCGATGCTCGGCATACATTATGACCCGGAGTATTATCCCAATCCAAATAAATTTGATCCAGAGCGATTTAACGAGGAGAACAAACGTAATAGACCGACGTGCGTTTATTTCCCATTCGGAGAAGGTCCACATGCGTGTATAG gtaATCGTTTCGGACTTTTACAAGCGAAATTAACATTGCTTAAAATCATAAGCAAATGTGAAGTATCTCCGTGTAAAGAAACTATGATACCAGTGCAAATTGACCCGAGAGGCGCTATGACAGTGCCTTTAAATGGTGTGATACATCTCAATTTCAAAAGagttaataataacatttga
- the Pde9 gene encoding high affinity cGMP-specific 3',5'-cyclic phosphodiesterase 9A: MDHEAKNGTGSNDNEEYINIYFIVGDRRETATYKANQVTDMELKELFRSAAEAGPLDIVKLRKGDKLLNISTHLPANTPETPYVLQIVGAHPASSGVIEAEVLWALERRVAALERQLREHQEALCAAPSLALRELKRQVDSFKNKLENNDQLSWLSFYKLPESIYMDSCRRLQYRRKSDSMKRKVREKFLNICDVSISTSVREWLRSPAFDARQWEDEELLLMLQTMFVELDLPQKFNIPLPILRNFLYEVYNNYNEVPFHNFRHCFCVAQMMYAIAWAVDLPSKIGDLEVLVLIVSCICHDLDHPGYNNIYQINARTELALRYNDISPLENHHCSVAFRVLEAPECNILASLDNPTYRIVREGIIRCILATDMARHNEILGQFTDITPEFDYTNKAHTNLLSMILIKVADISNEARPMEVAEPWLDRLLQEFFKQSDAEKLEGLPVTPFMDREKVTKASSQVSFIGLVLLPLFEALGELLPELQDLIVQPVRETLAYYRRLHEAAKDERHHRKSVVDVGESAPPNALTGTSSSSTIIKSTSSHSMRSKRSATTIHSRSRSTDDDITENLTLEEAENVESSDAETATEVEISEKTLKFKISTEGTLAGPISGRKSYPGSRKGSREKSSLDYGHNHDLVKAIQDHERERRRSKGENLSSDLSSPVSARSAEGTRIVEEIEKETIVLNAKIETKTPEGNGNVVAVEAARSQPKNNVRKSSNAIENDPENRPTRKDAHSSRESIGLRCCCDDKTGPNKSIFTRLRNFTDRLSISFDSKDSPSPKPKHTGKTLNKSNSISSGSTTTASPRHNNSLFICKRCNLVKSSVKDNKAAIATVVELSSVDKRAMTLPKVRKSTDSKNKSWRTVFAKEKRSSTSLEALPAASSSSRSFSKHRRNLSNPEGKSQSMKETKTRQALDIEFREIDVRPKNQQHPEIIVNPDTSCCDIEEDLGKVEIRRSSASMEDISKMAKQAAEAAVLGVLDPNKAEERPHTGSLDSMLCKEISKSRKKHSVFCSPATTKKSSGLFSRFKSGMSIDSTRSNSNSDSLHDHGSQSGWISSLTASFRPKRHPNETPLSPHPPRSPSREEIK, encoded by the exons AACTCTTTAGAAGCGCGGCAGAGGCTGGTCCTCTGGACATCGTAAAGCTTCGCAAGGGGGACAAGCTCCTCAACATTTCGACTCACCTGCCCGCAAACACGCCCGAAACGCCTTATGTTCTTCAG ATCGTTGGCGCTCACCCCGCTTCTTCGGGGGTGATTGAGGCGGAGGTACTTTGGGCTTTGGAGAGGCGCGTGGCGGCTTTAGAGCGGCAGCTGCGAGAGCATCAGGAAGCTCTATGCGCCGCGCCTTCCCTCGCTCTACGAGAACTCAAACGCCAAGTGGACAGTTTCAAGAATAAATTGGAGAACAACGATCAGCTGAGCTGGCTTA GTTTCTACAAGCTTCCGGAGTCTATCTATATGGATTCCTGTCGCAGGTTGCAGTACCGCCGAAAGAGCGACAGCATGAAGCGGAAAGTTCGGGAGAAGTTCCTCAATATCTG CGATGTGAGCATTTCGACGAGCGTTCGCGAGTGGTTACGCTCGCCGGCCTTCGACGCACGACAGTGGGAAGACGAGGAGTTGCTGCTGATGCTGCAGACGATGTTCGTCGAGCTCGACCTACCTCAAAAATTCAACATTCCCTTGCCGATTCTGAGGAACTTCCTTTACGAGGTTTATAATAACTACAACGAGGTGCCGTTTCACAATTTCCGGCATTGCTTCTGCGTGGCGCAAATG ATGTACGCGATAGCCTGGGCGGTGGACCTCCCGTCGAAAATCGGCGACCTCGAGGTCCTCGTACTGATTGTCTCCTGTATCTGCCACGATCTTGACCATCCGGGCTACAACAATATTTATCAGATAAACGCGAGGACCGAGCTTGCGCTGCGGTATAACGATATCTCGCCTCTGGAGAATCATCATTGCTCCGTGGCATTTCGAGTTCTGGAGGCGCCCGAGTGCAACATCCTCGCATCCTTGGACAATCCCACGTACAGAATAGTGCGCGAGGGCATTATAAGATGCATCTTGGCGACCGACATGGCCCGGCACAACGAGATTCTTGGCCAGTTTACCGACATCACTCCGGAATTCGATTACACTAACAAGGCGCATACAAACTTG ctatcCATGATCTTGATCAAAGTGGCTGATATAAGTAACGAGGCACGACCGATGGAAGTCGCGGAACCGTGGTTGGACAGATTGCTTCAAGAGTTCTTTAAGCAGAGCGATGCCGAGAAACTCGAAGGTCTTCCGGTCACACCTTTCATGGATCGCGAAAAAGTGACCAAGGCGTCCTCCCAAGTTAGCTTTATTGGCCTAGTTCTTCTCCCTCTTTTCGAAGCTCTCGGCGAACTTTTACCCGAGCTGCAG GATCTTATAGTTCAACCGGTGAGGGAAACCTTGGCATACTATCGCAGACTGCACGAAGCAGCGAAAGACGAGCGTCATCATCGAAAGAGCGTCGTAGACGTCGGGGAATCGGCCCCGCCTAACGCACTAACTGGCACAAGTAGTTCGTCTACCATTATTAAATCCACGTCGTCGCATAGTATGCGCTCAAAAAGATCCGCGACGACAATTCATTCGCGATCGCGTTCCACCGACGACGACATTACAGAAAATTTAACACTGGAAGAAGCAGAAAATGTCGAGAGCTCTGATGCAGAAACCGCCACGGAAGTAGAGATTAGTGAAAAAACGCTCAAGTTTAAGATCTCCACGGAGGGCACGCTGGCCGGCCCCATTAGCGGGCGAAAGAGCTATCCTGGCAGTCGAAAAGGCAGTCGGGAAAAGTCCTCGTTGGATTACGGGCACAATCATGATCTGGTTAAAGCCATTCAGGACCACGAACGTGAGAGGAGACGCAGCAAAGGCGAAAATCTTAGCAGTGACTTGAGCTCACCGGTGAGCGCGAGGTCCGCCGAAGGCACGCGGATCGTCgaggaaatagaaaaggaGACAATTGTTTTAAACGCTAAAATCGAAACCAAGACGCCCGAGGGAAACGGCAATGTCGTCGCAGTGGAAGCGGCCCGTTCGCAACCGAAGAACAACGTGAGGAAATCCAGCAATGCCATCGAGAACGACCCGGAGAACAGACCTACCCGCAAAGATGCGCACAGTAGCCGGGAATCAATCGGTTTGCGATGTTGCTGCGACGACAAAACTGGGCCGAATAAGTCTATATTCACGCGATTGAGAAACTTTACCGATCGGCTGAGTATAAGCTTCGATTCCAAGGACTCGCCCAGTCCGAAACCGAAACACACAGGGAAAACGCTCAACAAGAGCAACTCGATTAGTAGTGGTTCCACTACGACCGCTTCGCCGAGGCACAACAACTCCTTGTTTATTTGTAAACGCTGCAACCTAGTTAAGTCCTCGGTAAAGGATAACAAAGCGGCTATCGCGACCGTCGTGGAATTGTCGTCGGTAGATAAACGGGCGATGACTCTGCCAAAGGTACGAAAGTCCACagatagtaaaaataaaagttggcGAACGGTATTCGCCAAAGAAAAACGATCGTCTACTTCTTTGGAGGCTCTGCCGGCAGCCAGCTCCAGTTCCCGCTCGTTTTCCAAGCATCGCAGAAATTTGTCGAATCCCGAGGGTAAATCGCAGAGTATGAAGGAAACGAAGACTCGGCAGGCTCTGGACATCGAGTTCCGTGAAATCGACGTTCGCCCGAAGAATCAACAGCACCCTGAAATCATAGTAAATCCAGACACCAGCTGCTGCGATATCGAGGAAGATCTCGGTAAAGTGGAAATCAGAAGAAGTTCGGCCAGCATGGAGGACATCTCTAAAATGGCGAAACAAGCAGCGGAGGCTGCTGTATTAGGCGTTTTAGATCCCAACAAGGCGGAGGAGCGTCCTCACACTGGTAGTCTAGACTCGATGCTCTGTAAGGAGATATCGAAATCACGAAAAAAGCACTCTGTATTTTGCTCGCCCGCGACAACGAAAAAATCGTCTGGATTGTTTTCGCGATTTAAATCTGGTATGAGTATCGATAGCACTcgcagcaacagcaacagcGATTCCTTGCATGATCACGGCTCGCAAAGCGGTTGGATATCCTCACTAACAGCTAGCTTTCGACCGAAAAGACATCCAAACGAAACACCGTTGTCGCCACATCCACCGAGGTCGCCCAGCAGAGAGGAGATCAAGTGA